From one Halosimplex rubrum genomic stretch:
- a CDS encoding DoxX family membrane protein, whose translation MDLRRLVGDEPVTRLVDRTPAPLSVARAGLGAMVLLAGVHKLLAPGVWAAYVTDWLAPWLVVSPVAFMLVNGVLEVGFGAAILADRATAFAAGVAAVSLSATTAYLALAAVVEGGFFVDVFVRDVGLSALAWAVLLDALRRSGR comes from the coding sequence ATGGACCTCCGCCGCCTCGTCGGCGACGAGCCGGTGACTCGGCTCGTCGACCGCACACCGGCGCCGCTCTCGGTCGCCCGCGCCGGGCTCGGTGCGATGGTGTTGCTCGCCGGCGTCCACAAACTGCTCGCGCCCGGCGTCTGGGCCGCCTACGTCACCGACTGGCTGGCGCCGTGGCTGGTCGTCTCGCCGGTCGCGTTCATGCTCGTCAACGGTGTTCTGGAGGTCGGCTTCGGCGCGGCGATACTCGCCGACCGGGCGACCGCGTTCGCGGCCGGCGTCGCGGCCGTCTCGCTCTCGGCCACGACCGCCTATCTCGCCCTCGCGGCGGTCGTCGAGGGCGGTTTCTTCGTCGACGTGTTCGTCCGGGACGTGGGCCTCTCGGCGCTGGCGTGGGCCGTCCTGCTCGACGCGCTGCGCCGGTCCGGCCGGTGA
- a CDS encoding stage II sporulation protein M gives MSAGTDQRGGAADAPDSEEGATGERRSIRELHREARFTRWFRWHLVAALAVFFGSAFAAYAVVGSIPIAQLEALIEEVQTGMPADSPLPELAFAPLLLNNLRALLLIALGTITGGLLSLFGLVVNGALVGAVVSVVVRQTSWAVVLSLLIPHGVIELSAFFAAASIGLRVPHRIVRYLLGWDETPLSRVELYELAVIAALLVAMIGVAAWIEVYLTRDVAEWLLGPGALPE, from the coding sequence ATGAGTGCCGGCACCGACCAGCGCGGCGGAGCGGCGGACGCACCGGATTCCGAGGAGGGCGCCACCGGCGAGAGGCGGTCGATCCGGGAACTACACCGGGAGGCGCGGTTCACGCGGTGGTTCCGGTGGCACCTGGTCGCGGCGCTGGCCGTCTTCTTCGGGAGCGCGTTCGCGGCCTACGCGGTCGTCGGGTCGATCCCGATCGCGCAGCTGGAGGCGCTGATCGAGGAGGTTCAGACGGGGATGCCGGCCGACAGCCCGCTGCCGGAGCTGGCGTTCGCGCCGCTCTTGCTCAACAACCTCAGGGCGCTGCTGTTGATCGCCCTCGGGACGATCACCGGCGGGCTGCTCTCGCTGTTCGGGCTGGTCGTCAACGGCGCCCTCGTCGGCGCGGTGGTCTCGGTCGTCGTCCGCCAGACCTCGTGGGCGGTGGTTCTCTCCCTGTTGATCCCCCACGGAGTGATCGAGCTCTCGGCGTTCTTCGCCGCGGCGTCGATCGGGCTGCGGGTCCCCCACCGGATCGTCCGGTATCTCCTGGGCTGGGACGAGACGCCGCTGTCCCGGGTCGAACTGTACGAACTCGCCGTCATCGCGGCGCTCCTCGTCGCCATGATCGGCGTCGCCGCCTGGATCGAGGTGTACCTCACCCGCGACGTGGCCGAGTGGCTCCTGGGTCCCGGCGCCCTCCCGGAGTGA
- a CDS encoding Mut7-C RNAse domain-containing protein has protein sequence MLLDTMLGKLATYLRMCGYDAAYAGERGIEADDDVLALAHTEGRVLVTRDRELAARAERSQPLSTREVTEQLLELRRSGFDLELADEPARCSACNGPLERVDRTEPTPDYAPETHEETVWRCRNCGQHFWKGSHWDDVAGTLDDL, from the coding sequence CTGTTGCTCGACACCATGCTCGGGAAGCTGGCGACGTACCTGCGGATGTGCGGGTACGACGCCGCCTACGCGGGCGAGCGCGGTATCGAGGCCGACGACGACGTGCTGGCGCTCGCCCACACCGAAGGGCGGGTGCTGGTGACCCGCGACCGCGAGCTGGCGGCCCGCGCCGAGCGGTCCCAGCCCCTCTCGACGCGGGAGGTGACCGAGCAACTGCTCGAACTGCGGCGGTCGGGATTCGACCTCGAACTCGCCGACGAGCCCGCGCGCTGCTCGGCCTGTAACGGCCCGCTCGAACGCGTCGACCGGACCGAACCGACGCCCGACTACGCTCCCGAGACTCACGAGGAGACCGTCTGGCGCTGCCGTAACTGCGGTCAGCACTTCTGGAAAGGCAGCCACTGGGACGACGTGGCGGGCACGCTCGACGACCTGTGA
- the polX gene encoding DNA polymerase/3'-5' exonuclease PolX encodes MSRNDEIADRLEEFADRLEADGVEYKPRAYRRAAENVRDSPADVAGLAADDGEAAIGEIEGVGDAISAKIVEYVETGEIEELEALRAEMPVDIGALTRVEGVGPKTVGSLYEALGVETLDDLEAAAEAEEIRDVSGFGAKTEGNILENIEFAREATERELLGEARPRGEGVVSYLDGQSGVERIDLAGSLRRWKETIGDVDVLVGSDDAEAVVAAFVDWPEADAVIEAGDQKASVRSGEVRVDLRVVDPAEFGSALQYFTGSKDHNVKLRNVAIEADLKMNEYGVFDVSDVDDPDADQRAGERVAGETEAGMYEALDLPWMPPEIRENWGEIEAAQAGELPDLVEPSAIRGDLHTHTGWSDGDHTVAEMVEGAAAFGHDYVAITDHATGPGMVGGVGVPDEELREQLEEVRAVADEADIEVFSGVEANVGTDGSVSVADDLLAELDVVVASPHAGLDGDGTDRLVAAAEHPEVDIIGHPTGRYINQRSGLDVDVERLASAAAESDTALEVNSNPARLDLGGGAVKAAVDSGATIAVDTDAHRPESYELVRYGVHTARRGWAQQTDVLNTRGVEGLREFLE; translated from the coding sequence ATGAGCCGCAACGACGAGATCGCCGACCGCCTCGAGGAGTTCGCCGACCGCCTCGAAGCCGACGGCGTCGAGTACAAACCGCGCGCCTACCGTCGCGCCGCCGAGAACGTCCGCGACTCGCCCGCCGACGTGGCCGGCCTCGCCGCCGACGACGGCGAGGCCGCCATCGGCGAGATCGAGGGCGTCGGCGACGCCATCTCCGCCAAGATCGTCGAGTACGTCGAGACCGGCGAGATCGAGGAGCTGGAAGCCCTGCGCGCGGAGATGCCCGTCGACATTGGCGCACTCACCCGCGTCGAGGGCGTCGGCCCGAAGACGGTCGGCAGCCTCTACGAGGCGCTCGGCGTCGAGACGCTCGACGACCTCGAGGCGGCGGCCGAGGCCGAGGAGATCCGCGATGTCAGCGGTTTCGGCGCCAAGACCGAAGGGAACATCCTGGAGAACATCGAATTCGCCCGCGAAGCGACCGAGCGCGAGTTACTGGGCGAGGCCCGCCCCCGCGGCGAGGGTGTCGTCTCGTATCTGGACGGGCAGTCCGGCGTCGAGCGGATCGACCTCGCGGGGTCGCTGCGGCGCTGGAAGGAGACCATCGGCGACGTGGACGTGCTCGTCGGCAGCGACGACGCCGAGGCGGTGGTCGCGGCGTTCGTCGACTGGCCGGAGGCCGACGCCGTCATCGAGGCCGGCGACCAGAAGGCCAGCGTCCGCTCGGGGGAGGTCCGCGTCGACCTCCGGGTCGTCGACCCCGCTGAGTTCGGGAGCGCGCTGCAGTACTTCACCGGCAGCAAGGACCACAACGTCAAACTCCGGAACGTCGCCATCGAGGCGGACCTGAAGATGAACGAGTACGGCGTCTTCGATGTCTCCGACGTGGACGACCCCGACGCCGACCAGCGAGCGGGCGAGCGCGTGGCGGGGGAGACCGAGGCGGGGATGTACGAGGCGCTGGACCTGCCGTGGATGCCCCCCGAGATCCGGGAGAACTGGGGGGAGATCGAGGCCGCGCAGGCGGGCGAACTGCCGGATCTCGTCGAGCCGTCGGCGATCCGCGGCGACCTCCACACCCACACGGGCTGGTCGGACGGCGACCACACGGTCGCGGAGATGGTCGAGGGCGCCGCCGCCTTCGGCCACGACTACGTCGCGATCACCGACCACGCCACCGGGCCGGGGATGGTCGGCGGCGTCGGCGTCCCCGACGAGGAGTTGCGCGAGCAACTGGAGGAGGTCCGAGCGGTCGCCGACGAGGCCGACATCGAGGTGTTCTCCGGCGTCGAGGCCAACGTCGGCACCGACGGATCGGTCTCGGTGGCCGACGACCTGCTGGCCGAGCTGGACGTGGTCGTCGCCTCGCCCCACGCCGGGCTGGACGGCGACGGCACCGACCGGCTCGTCGCGGCCGCCGAGCACCCCGAGGTCGATATCATCGGCCACCCGACGGGCCGATACATCAACCAGCGGTCGGGGCTGGACGTGGACGTCGAGCGGCTGGCGTCGGCCGCGGCCGAGTCCGACACCGCGCTGGAGGTCAACTCGAACCCGGCCCGGCTGGACCTGGGCGGCGGCGCGGTCAAGGCCGCGGTCGATTCGGGAGCGACGATCGCCGTCGATACCGACGCCCATCGGCCCGAGAGCTACGAACTCGTCCGCTACGGCGTCCACACGGCGCGTCGGGGCTGGGCCCAACAGACCGACGTACTCAATACGCGAGGCGTCGAAGGCCTGCGCGAGTTCCTCGAATGA
- a CDS encoding HalOD1 output domain-containing protein has protein sequence MSTTAPSHSDDSRPPSEVVVSSVAAHKGVEQVALPPLYEALDPDALDALFTTPGGAAGRVTFDYAGCTVECASDGSVDVRDAAA, from the coding sequence ATGAGTACGACCGCACCAAGTCACAGCGACGATAGCCGGCCGCCGAGCGAGGTCGTCGTCTCGTCGGTCGCGGCACACAAGGGTGTCGAGCAGGTCGCGCTCCCGCCGCTGTACGAGGCGCTCGACCCGGACGCGCTCGACGCGCTGTTCACGACGCCCGGCGGGGCCGCCGGGCGGGTGACGTTCGACTACGCGGGCTGTACGGTCGAGTGCGCGAGCGACGGGAGCGTCGACGTGCGCGACGCCGCGGCGTAG
- a CDS encoding DUF5783 family protein, with protein sequence MTAFDPEKFEDKYVHYMDELQAAYKNAYQHFHGRYDSTLLKAIDRRVLDESEPLYQGDGEFRVELPENPRERAGDLPVDDETFDAVLDEFVERIELELRRIFGFEED encoded by the coding sequence ATGACCGCCTTCGACCCGGAGAAGTTCGAGGACAAGTACGTCCACTACATGGACGAGCTACAGGCCGCGTACAAGAACGCCTACCAGCACTTCCACGGTCGATACGACTCGACGCTGCTCAAAGCGATCGACCGCCGCGTGCTCGACGAGAGCGAACCGCTGTACCAGGGTGACGGCGAGTTCCGGGTCGAACTCCCGGAGAATCCGCGCGAACGGGCGGGAGACCTGCCGGTCGACGACGAGACGTTCGACGCCGTCCTCGACGAGTTCGTCGAGCGAATCGAACTGGAGTTGCGGCGGATCTTCGGGTTCGAGGAGGACTGA
- a CDS encoding DUF6517 family protein yields MHARQGLAALAVVLVTVTAGCGFITGQSALAFAASPATASDDALSETGYEELAVANSTVTRNFSAAGQTRQVEVTNQQARYERAVDLGPLGSQRAAAFVTFASPEVEVATRTFNPVSDMSTQEVLSQFESQYEGLSVGSHVDNRSVRALEGQRTLQQFEGTATLSGSEVDVYVHAAKFEHEGDYIVAVGIYPQRLDGETESVVALTEGLEHDTEE; encoded by the coding sequence ATGCACGCACGACAGGGGCTGGCGGCGCTGGCGGTCGTCCTCGTGACGGTGACGGCGGGCTGCGGGTTCATCACCGGCCAGAGCGCGCTGGCGTTCGCCGCCTCGCCGGCGACGGCGAGCGACGACGCCCTCTCGGAGACGGGCTACGAGGAACTCGCCGTCGCCAACTCGACGGTCACGCGCAACTTCAGCGCCGCGGGTCAGACCCGGCAGGTCGAGGTGACCAACCAGCAGGCGAGATACGAGCGCGCGGTCGACCTGGGACCGCTGGGCTCCCAGCGGGCGGCCGCGTTCGTCACCTTCGCGAGCCCCGAAGTGGAGGTCGCGACGCGGACGTTCAACCCCGTCTCGGACATGTCGACCCAGGAGGTTCTGAGCCAGTTCGAATCCCAGTACGAGGGGCTGTCCGTGGGCAGTCACGTCGACAACCGCAGCGTGCGAGCGCTGGAGGGCCAGCGTACCCTCCAGCAGTTCGAGGGGACGGCGACGCTCTCCGGCAGCGAGGTCGACGTGTACGTCCACGCCGCGAAGTTCGAACACGAGGGCGACTACATCGTCGCCGTCGGCATCTACCCGCAGCGCCTCGACGGCGAGACCGAGAGCGTCGTCGCGCTCACCGAAGGCCTCGAACACGACACCGAGGAGTAG
- a CDS encoding DUF5797 family protein, with amino-acid sequence MTLSDEARERLADVVALQPTKNAELQAQWDMDSGSDVHQYLESELKDYYYRDEDSLICATPEANSLVGDDVEGEIDEQVVTVPALQAAAIDALPDHDDEPQSVVATLHDLRDAGRDPEVDEVRSALRSLAEKGVVERVQKTVPTYRLAVERDALEVQRLDDESD; translated from the coding sequence ATGACGCTATCGGACGAGGCCCGCGAGCGACTCGCGGACGTGGTGGCGCTCCAGCCGACGAAAAACGCCGAGTTGCAGGCCCAGTGGGACATGGACAGCGGGAGCGACGTCCACCAGTACCTCGAATCCGAGCTGAAAGACTACTACTACCGCGACGAGGACAGTCTCATCTGCGCCACCCCGGAGGCCAACAGCCTGGTCGGCGACGACGTGGAGGGCGAGATCGACGAACAGGTCGTCACCGTCCCCGCGTTGCAGGCCGCGGCGATCGACGCCCTCCCCGACCACGACGACGAGCCCCAGAGCGTCGTCGCGACGCTGCACGACCTGCGCGACGCCGGTCGCGACCCCGAGGTCGACGAGGTGCGCTCGGCGCTGCGCTCGCTCGCCGAGAAGGGCGTCGTCGAGCGCGTCCAGAAGACCGTCCCGACCTACCGGCTGGCCGTCGAGCGCGACGCGCTCGAAGTGCAGCGGCTCGACGACGAGAGCGACTGA
- a CDS encoding DUF7110 family protein — MSRVYRLHSTLELPLEDVYDFFDDPDLPEDIEDVDITRRNNTLIISAVSADESISKYTPTAQLKASVTENRVYEEIEEDEDEDSSPVHTTDTAGGPQWGALEEEEEEPPSELVEYACFKGDRETVLQNSTLQYEMFLVLCEIARVAEKGTLTAITCPDDDLEAVRIVDGEDRPASINVVEDPRDDEDSEGVNWRDNEFISG; from the coding sequence ATGTCCCGCGTATACAGACTCCACTCGACACTGGAACTGCCCCTGGAGGACGTGTACGACTTCTTCGATGACCCGGATCTACCCGAGGACATCGAAGACGTCGACATCACCCGCCGGAACAACACGCTCATCATCAGCGCGGTCTCCGCCGACGAGAGCATCAGCAAGTACACGCCGACGGCACAGCTGAAAGCCAGCGTCACGGAGAACCGCGTCTACGAGGAGATCGAAGAGGACGAAGACGAGGACAGCTCACCGGTCCACACCACCGACACGGCGGGCGGCCCGCAGTGGGGCGCCCTCGAAGAGGAGGAGGAGGAACCCCCCTCGGAGCTCGTCGAGTACGCCTGCTTCAAGGGCGACCGCGAGACCGTCCTCCAGAACAGTACCCTCCAGTACGAGATGTTCCTCGTGCTCTGTGAGATCGCCCGCGTGGCCGAAAAGGGCACGCTCACCGCGATCACGTGCCCCGACGACGATCTGGAAGCCGTCCGCATCGTCGACGGCGAGGACCGGCCCGCCTCGATCAACGTCGTCGAGGACCCCCGCGACGACGAGGACTCCGAGGGCGTCAACTGGCGCGACAACGAGTTCATCAGCGGATAG
- a CDS encoding phosphoadenosine phosphosulfate reductase family protein, producing the protein MSAEFPDYLDVDYSEGEGEDPADYPHVNDKIEKAIEVTRQGLEEYENPVVMWTGGKDSTLTLYFVKEVADQFDLEVPPVVFIDHYQHFDELIDFVEHWADEWDLEVIWARNEDVGEIVDEQGLEPGDDIEIDDLSEHNQHHVRNILEYEEDSFPFLLDTYVGNHLLKTVALNDAIEEHDVDGIISGIRWDEQESRADETFFSPRHDPDIYPPHDRVQTILQFDEAAVWDAFWNFVVPDTVEDFPEEGYVPETDDDLPEGVAQDDIPVSPKYFAGFRSLGSEVSTDKAAEEPAWQQDLDSTTERAGRAQDKEDLMERLRDLGYM; encoded by the coding sequence ATGTCAGCCGAGTTCCCCGACTACCTGGACGTCGACTACAGCGAAGGCGAAGGCGAAGACCCGGCCGACTACCCGCACGTCAACGACAAGATCGAGAAGGCCATCGAGGTCACGCGACAGGGCCTCGAGGAGTACGAGAACCCGGTCGTGATGTGGACGGGCGGCAAGGACTCGACGCTCACCCTCTACTTCGTCAAGGAGGTCGCCGACCAGTTCGACCTGGAGGTGCCGCCGGTCGTGTTCATCGACCACTACCAGCACTTCGACGAGCTGATCGACTTCGTCGAGCACTGGGCCGACGAGTGGGACCTCGAAGTGATCTGGGCCCGCAACGAGGACGTCGGCGAGATCGTCGACGAGCAGGGGCTCGAGCCCGGCGACGATATCGAGATCGACGACCTCTCGGAGCACAACCAGCACCACGTCCGCAACATCCTGGAGTACGAGGAGGACTCGTTCCCGTTCCTGCTGGACACCTACGTCGGCAACCACCTGCTCAAGACCGTCGCGCTCAACGACGCCATCGAGGAGCACGACGTCGACGGCATCATCTCGGGCATCCGCTGGGACGAGCAGGAGTCCCGCGCCGACGAGACGTTCTTCTCGCCCCGGCACGACCCGGACATCTACCCGCCCCACGACCGCGTCCAGACCATCCTCCAGTTCGACGAGGCCGCCGTCTGGGACGCCTTCTGGAACTTCGTCGTCCCCGACACCGTCGAGGACTTCCCCGAAGAGGGCTACGTCCCCGAGACCGACGACGACCTCCCCGAGGGCGTCGCACAGGACGACATCCCCGTCTCGCCGAAGTACTTCGCCGGCTTCCGCTCGCTCGGTAGCGAGGTCAGTACCGACAAAGCCGCCGAGGAGCCCGCCTGGCAGCAGGATCTCGACTCGACGACCGAACGCGCCGGCCGCGCCCAGGACAAAGAGGACCTGATGGAGCGCCTGCGCGACCTCGGCTACATGTAA
- a CDS encoding DUF5788 family protein: MQEYERKQLLERIGREGATVGATIPERIEIQGEHIDLREFVFEIKRRDTVPAGERERVDQAKKNLRRERRERKEMIEDGDISRTEGEELTEAIVGIDRALNALENLGPTNLEAEIEAQETADKKRWMNFLKKALGQDQDSQGSHRSRSP; encoded by the coding sequence GTGCAAGAGTACGAGCGCAAACAGCTCCTGGAACGCATCGGCCGCGAGGGAGCCACCGTGGGTGCGACGATCCCCGAGCGCATCGAGATACAGGGGGAGCACATCGACCTGCGGGAGTTCGTCTTCGAGATCAAGCGCCGCGACACCGTCCCCGCCGGCGAGCGCGAGCGCGTCGATCAGGCCAAGAAGAACCTCCGGCGCGAGCGCCGCGAGCGCAAGGAGATGATCGAGGACGGCGACATCTCCCGTACGGAGGGCGAGGAGTTGACCGAGGCGATCGTCGGCATCGACCGCGCGCTCAACGCCCTGGAGAACCTCGGCCCGACGAACCTCGAAGCCGAGATCGAGGCCCAGGAGACCGCCGACAAGAAGCGCTGGATGAACTTCCTCAAGAAGGCGCTGGGCCAGGACCAGGACAGCCAGGGGAGCCACCGGTCGAGGTCGCCATGA
- a CDS encoding DUF5787 family protein, giving the protein MSPTGGGAVDDSEFLFELAVCQWAERAWPPAGTETGDGDSVAVVARQIGTKRRRWDTVVVECDPEGLALRANFGLDELDSDLLHVVRNAPAEWTWYRDALPDPGYPWRYVREAVHEAADRGVVETRRRSNNRVEIRRKWVYPDWVERIVAIENKPDLDASAARALGPQLERDVAISLADEVWVATTETGGTVEPALIEDVPVEAGVLTVDAAGDAAVSWHPRSLPVDDPGTRILERPAGGDRDASAARFEYADPEWKADKRLELAERAYGRGWRSYADTMRPDCRHFRLTDESAGFLPYCAAKECHPTAGECSGSCSEFEPEPPVWRSGDWPISGGPGKGIKRLLERQRRRQRPELDERA; this is encoded by the coding sequence GTGTCACCCACGGGCGGCGGTGCGGTCGACGACTCGGAGTTTCTCTTCGAGCTGGCGGTCTGTCAGTGGGCCGAGCGGGCGTGGCCGCCAGCGGGGACCGAAACCGGGGACGGCGACAGCGTCGCCGTCGTCGCCCGACAGATCGGGACCAAGCGGCGCCGATGGGACACCGTCGTCGTCGAGTGCGACCCCGAGGGACTGGCCCTGCGGGCGAACTTCGGGCTCGACGAACTCGACTCGGACCTGCTCCACGTCGTCCGCAACGCGCCGGCGGAGTGGACCTGGTACCGCGACGCTCTCCCGGATCCGGGCTACCCCTGGCGGTACGTCCGCGAGGCGGTTCACGAGGCGGCCGACCGCGGGGTCGTCGAGACCCGTCGCCGGTCGAACAACCGCGTCGAGATCCGGCGAAAGTGGGTCTACCCCGACTGGGTCGAGCGGATCGTCGCCATCGAGAACAAGCCGGATCTGGACGCCAGCGCCGCCCGCGCGCTCGGCCCGCAACTGGAGCGCGACGTGGCGATCTCGCTCGCCGACGAGGTGTGGGTCGCCACGACCGAGACAGGCGGGACCGTCGAGCCGGCGCTGATCGAGGACGTGCCCGTCGAGGCGGGCGTCCTCACGGTCGACGCGGCGGGCGACGCGGCGGTGTCCTGGCACCCCCGCTCGCTGCCCGTCGACGACCCCGGTACCAGAATTCTCGAACGACCGGCTGGTGGGGACCGCGACGCCTCGGCAGCCCGCTTCGAGTACGCCGATCCGGAGTGGAAGGCCGACAAGCGGCTCGAACTCGCCGAGCGGGCCTACGGCCGCGGCTGGCGTTCCTACGCCGACACGATGCGCCCCGACTGCCGACACTTCCGGCTCACCGACGAGTCCGCGGGGTTTCTCCCGTACTGCGCCGCGAAGGAATGTCACCCCACCGCCGGCGAGTGCTCGGGCTCCTGCTCGGAGTTCGAACCCGAACCGCCGGTGTGGCGGTCGGGCGACTGGCCCATCTCCGGCGGGCCGGGCAAGGGGATCAAGCGACTGCTGGAGCGCCAGCGGCGGCGTCAGCGACCCGAGCTGGACGAGAGAGCGTAG